One window of the Sander lucioperca isolate FBNREF2018 chromosome 5, SLUC_FBN_1.2, whole genome shotgun sequence genome contains the following:
- the LOC116046551 gene encoding uncharacterized protein LOC116046551 has translation MCYYLLSTISCLCLLHTGLHAEECSQGVLAQRETLYVPAGGSLSLSCVVQHCGGTWTGKWMRTNSTNENLSVKHHLTNVMLSANQTRLILNFLSVKQSDEGFYGCSVKWGQGDTGQGHFKYVNVTAAVPFQRSVLHRVLVCAGASLCLPIILGLAHCLSSKVKPQPLPRTLSIPAAVYRDQPHPAPQPPPRCPIPQKRSTSSNKAVPKSRQKIEVVYADISQDALRQQGATREPDQSTVYSSVRFS, from the exons ATGTGTTACTATCTCCTCAGCACAATCAGCTGTCTCTGCCTTCTTCATACTG GTCTCCATGCTGAAGAATGCAGCCAGGGTGTTCTGGCACAACGTGAGACATTGTATGTACCAGCAGGGGGCAGTCTGTCTTTGTCCTGTGTGGTCCAGCACTGTGGAGGCACCTGGACAGGAAAGTGGATGCGGACAAATTCAACAAAtgaaaatctaagtgtgaagcaCCATCTGACCAATGTGATGCTCTCAGCCAATCAAACTCGACTCATTTTAAATTTCCTGAGTGTCAAACAATCAGACGAAGGTTTTTATGGATGCAGTGTAAAATGGGGCCAAGGTGATACTGGTCAGGGACATTTCAAGTATGTGAACGTCACTGCAG CTGTCCCCTTCCAGAGGAGTGTATTACACAGGGTTTTGGTCTGTGCCGGTGCTTCTCTTTGTCTTCCCATCATTCTGGGATTGGCTCACTGTCTAAGTTCAAAAGTCAAGCCTCAGCCACTTCCCAGGACGTTGTCCATTCCTGCAGCTGTATACAGAGACCAACCACACCCAGCTCCACAGCCTCCACCTCGATGCCCCATACCCCAGAAACGTAGCACTTCCTCTAACAAAG CTGTCCCCAAGTCTAGGCAGAAAATTGAG GTGGTGTATGCAGACATTTCTCAGGATGCACTGAGACAACAGGGAGCCACCAGAGAGCCTGACCAGTCCACTGTGTACTCATCTGTCAGATTTTCCTGA